The Pseudomonas allokribbensis genome has a window encoding:
- a CDS encoding LysE family translocator, whose protein sequence is MSLETWLLFSGAALVVILIPGPLSLLMISNSLNYGLRRSYPAFLGGVFASICLLSASALGLGALLLASEKLFSALKIIGAIYLFYLAWQSWQQSRQPSTGAEVPQAAPVPRFRALFSRAFVLGASNPKDILFFAAFLPQFLSAQQPFLPQLLVMIATWTVLDLLCKLTYGLGAHGAARYLRSGKGQSWFNRISAGLFGGAGAASLLSGH, encoded by the coding sequence ATGAGTCTGGAAACCTGGCTGCTGTTCAGCGGCGCTGCGCTGGTGGTGATCCTGATTCCGGGGCCGCTGTCATTGCTGATGATCAGCAACAGTCTGAATTACGGTTTGCGCCGTTCATACCCGGCATTTCTCGGTGGCGTATTCGCCTCGATCTGCCTGCTCAGTGCCTCGGCGCTGGGGCTGGGTGCCCTGCTGCTGGCGTCCGAAAAACTGTTCAGCGCCCTGAAAATCATCGGCGCGATCTACCTGTTCTACCTCGCCTGGCAGAGCTGGCAGCAATCACGCCAGCCATCGACCGGCGCCGAGGTTCCGCAAGCGGCGCCAGTGCCAAGATTCCGCGCATTGTTCAGCCGGGCCTTCGTGCTGGGCGCGAGCAATCCGAAAGACATCTTGTTCTTTGCCGCGTTTCTGCCGCAGTTCCTCAGTGCGCAACAACCGTTCCTCCCACAACTGCTGGTGATGATCGCCACATGGACGGTGCTCGATCTGCTGTGCAAGTTGACCTACGGGCTCGGTGCCCATGGTGCGGCGCGCTACCTGCGCAGCGGCAAGGGTCAGAGCTGGTTCAACCGGATCAGCGCCGGTCTGTTTGGCGGCGCAGGTGCGGCATCGTTGCTGAGCGGTCACTGA
- a CDS encoding NCS2 family permease: MESRKSEASTLELSPPLRNGLLERLFKLSLHGTTVKTELIAGLTTFITMAYIIFVNPNIMADAGIDHGAAFVATCIAAALGCLLMGLYANWPVGLAPGMGLNAFFTYTVVGTMGYNWETALGAVFVSGVLFMILTFSRIREWLLNSIPVSLRFAMGAGVGLFLGLIGLKTAGIVVDSPATLIKLGSLREPGPLLAAICFLMIAILSYHKVFGAILISIITVTLAGWGIGLVHYEGIMSAPPSLAPTFMAMNVAGVFNVSMISVVLAFLFVHMFDTAGTLMGVAQRANLVGADGRIENLSRAMKADSASSVFGAVVGVPPVTSYVESAAGVAAGGRTGLTAVTVGVLFIAAMFFAPLAGMIPAYATAGALIYVAMLMMGGMAHIEWDEATDSIPAIVTAIMMPLTFSVADGIALGFITYVALKAGTGKYKEISVSLWVLCAIFIAKFIFL; encoded by the coding sequence GTGGAAAGCCGCAAATCCGAAGCATCGACGCTGGAACTCTCGCCGCCGTTACGCAATGGCCTGCTTGAGCGCCTCTTTAAACTCAGCTTGCATGGCACCACGGTGAAGACCGAGCTGATCGCCGGTCTGACAACCTTCATCACCATGGCCTACATCATTTTCGTCAACCCGAACATCATGGCCGATGCCGGGATCGATCACGGTGCTGCCTTCGTCGCCACCTGTATCGCCGCCGCGCTGGGCTGCCTGCTGATGGGTCTGTACGCCAACTGGCCGGTGGGCCTGGCGCCGGGCATGGGCCTCAACGCATTCTTCACCTACACCGTGGTCGGCACCATGGGCTACAACTGGGAAACCGCGCTGGGTGCGGTGTTCGTCTCGGGTGTGCTGTTCATGATCCTGACCTTTTCGCGGATTCGCGAATGGCTGCTCAATAGCATTCCGGTCAGCCTGCGCTTTGCGATGGGTGCCGGTGTGGGTCTGTTCCTCGGGCTGATCGGCCTGAAGACCGCCGGCATTGTCGTCGACAGCCCGGCCACGCTGATCAAGCTTGGCTCGCTGCGTGAACCCGGCCCGCTGCTCGCCGCCATCTGCTTCCTGATGATCGCGATCCTCAGCTACCACAAGGTGTTCGGTGCAATCCTCATCAGCATCATCACCGTGACCCTGGCTGGCTGGGGCATCGGTCTGGTGCACTACGAGGGCATCATGTCCGCCCCGCCAAGCCTGGCGCCGACGTTCATGGCCATGAACGTCGCGGGAGTGTTCAACGTCAGCATGATCAGCGTGGTACTGGCCTTCCTCTTCGTGCACATGTTCGACACCGCCGGCACCCTGATGGGCGTTGCCCAGCGCGCCAATCTGGTGGGCGCTGACGGCCGCATTGAAAACCTCTCTCGCGCCATGAAAGCCGACTCCGCCTCCAGCGTATTCGGTGCAGTGGTCGGCGTACCGCCGGTCACCAGCTATGTGGAAAGTGCCGCCGGTGTAGCGGCTGGTGGTCGGACTGGTCTTACCGCAGTCACCGTCGGTGTGCTATTTATAGCCGCGATGTTCTTTGCACCGCTGGCCGGCATGATTCCCGCCTACGCCACCGCCGGCGCGCTGATTTATGTAGCGATGCTGATGATGGGCGGCATGGCGCACATCGAATGGGACGAAGCGACCGACAGTATTCCGGCCATCGTCACCGCGATCATGATGCCGTTGACCTTCTCGGTCGCCGACGGTATCGCGCTGGGCTTCATTACCTATGTCGCGCTGAAGGCCGGCACCGGTAAATACAAAGAGATCTCCGTCAGCCTGTGGGTGCTCTGCGCGATCTTCATCGCCAAGTTCATCTTCTTGTAA
- a CDS encoding MarR family winged helix-turn-helix transcriptional regulator: MLDLKNCTSQQQAMEAFFFGYQAFTAKADEMLERRGLSRVHQRIVFFIARYPNLSVKELLALLGVSKQALNMPLRQLQEMHLVDSVASEEDKRKRLLTLTVEGAKFEQALRREQVKLLERVFAEAGETAVNGWLAVNLALGKNRAIE, from the coding sequence ATGCTTGACCTTAAAAACTGCACCAGCCAACAGCAAGCCATGGAAGCGTTCTTCTTCGGTTACCAGGCGTTCACCGCCAAGGCTGACGAAATGCTTGAGCGTCGCGGCTTGTCTCGTGTGCATCAGCGCATCGTGTTTTTCATCGCCCGCTACCCGAACCTGAGCGTCAAGGAGTTGCTCGCGCTACTCGGTGTGAGCAAACAGGCGTTGAACATGCCGTTGCGTCAATTGCAGGAAATGCACCTGGTGGACAGCGTGGCGTCCGAAGAAGACAAACGTAAACGGCTTCTGACGTTGACCGTCGAAGGCGCGAAATTTGAACAGGCATTGCGCCGCGAGCAGGTGAAATTGCTGGAGCGAGTGTTTGCCGAAGCGGGCGAAACGGCGGTCAACGGCTGGCTGGCGGTGAATCTGGCGCTGGGGAAAAACCGCGCGATCGAGTGA
- a CDS encoding PLP-dependent aminotransferase family protein, with product MAFSERVSRLKSSLIREILAAAQRPEVMSFAGGLPAEAMLPKVEWADMPLSLGQYGMSEGEPALREALAAEARALGLRCEASQVLVVSGSQQTLDLAAKLYIDKGTEVLLEAPTYLAALQIFQLFGAECLTVPLEADGPNLAQLRLRLEQHRPAFIYLIPTFQNPSAVRYSEAKREAVAALLDEFGVTLIEDEPYRELTFDGGSAQPIAGRLKKSSWIYTGTVSKTLLPGLRVGYLIASPDLFPHLLKLKQSADLHTNRIGQWQALQWIGSEKYQQHLSELRGFYRQRRDAFQSALETHFADLADWNTPQGGLFFWLTLKQPLDTRTLLNTALANDVAFMPGEPFFPDPDRNHGHLRLNFSHIDPARLDEGLKRLAAVVRQAQAAQAA from the coding sequence ATGGCTTTTTCCGAACGTGTCTCGCGTCTCAAAAGTTCTCTGATCCGTGAAATCCTGGCCGCAGCTCAGCGCCCGGAAGTCATGTCCTTCGCGGGCGGTTTGCCTGCTGAAGCCATGCTGCCGAAGGTCGAATGGGCCGACATGCCGCTGTCTCTCGGCCAGTACGGCATGAGCGAAGGCGAGCCCGCGTTGCGTGAAGCGCTGGCGGCAGAGGCGAGGGCGCTGGGTTTGCGGTGTGAGGCGAGTCAGGTGCTGGTGGTCAGCGGTTCCCAGCAAACCCTCGATCTGGCGGCCAAGCTGTACATCGACAAGGGCACCGAAGTCCTGCTCGAAGCGCCGACTTATCTGGCGGCGTTGCAGATCTTCCAGCTGTTCGGCGCCGAATGCCTGACCGTGCCGCTGGAGGCCGATGGACCAAATCTGGCACAACTGCGCCTGCGCCTGGAACAGCATCGCCCAGCGTTCATCTATTTGATTCCGACATTCCAGAATCCGTCCGCCGTACGCTACAGCGAAGCCAAGCGCGAGGCCGTCGCAGCACTGCTCGACGAATTCGGCGTAACCCTGATCGAAGACGAGCCTTACCGCGAACTGACTTTCGACGGTGGCAGCGCCCAACCGATTGCCGGACGCCTGAAGAAATCCAGCTGGATCTACACCGGCACTGTGTCGAAAACCCTGTTGCCGGGTCTGCGCGTCGGCTACCTGATCGCCAGCCCCGATCTGTTTCCGCACCTGCTCAAACTCAAACAATCGGCGGATCTGCACACCAACCGCATCGGTCAGTGGCAGGCGTTGCAGTGGATCGGCAGCGAGAAATATCAACAGCACTTGAGTGAATTGCGCGGCTTCTACCGTCAGCGTCGCGATGCTTTTCAATCAGCGCTGGAAACTCACTTCGCCGATCTGGCTGACTGGAATACACCCCAGGGCGGGCTGTTTTTCTGGCTGACGCTGAAGCAGCCGCTGGACACGCGTACGTTGCTGAACACCGCTCTGGCCAACGATGTGGCGTTCATGCCGGGCGAGCCGTTTTTCCCCGACCCGGATCGCAACCACGGTCATCTGCGCCTGAACTTCAGTCACATCGACCCCGCCCGGCTGGACGAAGGCCTCAAACGTCTGGCAGCGGTGGTGCGCCAGGCGCAGGCCGCACAGGCGGCATAA
- a CDS encoding glutathione S-transferase N-terminal domain-containing protein, whose translation MFVKALRVGLGQLIIFVDFLTRPGKKQRPAAAQAQVDTAAKDLTLYQFHACPFCVKTRRSLRRLNVPVALKDAKNNEQDRQTLLEQGGKIKVPCLRIEENGQTTWMYESNTIIEYLNKRFAAV comes from the coding sequence GTGTTCGTCAAAGCGCTTCGTGTCGGCCTCGGCCAACTGATCATCTTCGTTGATTTCCTGACCCGCCCGGGCAAGAAACAGCGCCCCGCCGCTGCCCAGGCTCAGGTGGATACCGCCGCGAAAGACCTGACCCTGTATCAGTTCCACGCCTGCCCGTTCTGCGTGAAGACCCGCCGCAGCCTGCGTCGCCTGAATGTGCCGGTGGCCCTGAAGGATGCGAAAAACAACGAGCAGGATCGCCAGACCCTGCTGGAACAGGGTGGCAAGATCAAAGTGCCGTGCCTGCGCATCGAAGAGAACGGTCAGACCACCTGGATGTATGAGTCCAACACGATCATCGAATACCTGAACAAGCGGTTCGCCGCAGTCTGA
- the folE gene encoding GTP cyclohydrolase I FolE, which yields MSLEQNYTAILGQLGEDVSREGLLDTPKRAAKAMQYLCRGYEQTLEEVTNGALFSSDNSEMVLVKDIELYSLCEHHLLPFIGKAHVAYIPSGKVLGLSKVARIVDMYARRLQIQENLSRQIADAVQQVTGALGVAVVIEAKHMCMMMRGVEKQNSSMITSVMLGEFRENAATRSEFLSLIK from the coding sequence ATGTCCCTGGAACAGAATTACACCGCGATTCTCGGCCAACTGGGCGAGGACGTGTCCCGCGAGGGCCTGCTCGACACGCCAAAGCGTGCCGCCAAAGCCATGCAGTACCTCTGCCGCGGTTATGAACAGACGCTCGAAGAGGTCACCAACGGTGCCCTGTTCAGCTCCGACAACAGCGAAATGGTGCTGGTCAAGGACATCGAGCTCTACTCGTTGTGCGAACACCACCTGCTGCCGTTCATCGGCAAGGCCCACGTCGCGTATATCCCGAGCGGCAAAGTGCTGGGCCTGTCGAAGGTCGCGCGGATCGTCGACATGTACGCCCGCCGCCTGCAGATCCAGGAAAACCTCAGCCGCCAGATCGCCGATGCGGTCCAGCAGGTCACCGGCGCGCTGGGCGTGGCCGTGGTGATCGAGGCCAAGCACATGTGCATGATGATGCGCGGTGTGGAGAAGCAGAATTCGTCGATGATCACCTCGGTGATGCTCGGTGAGTTCCGCGAAAACGCGGCGACCCGCAGCGAGTTTCTCAGCCTGATCAAGTAA
- a CDS encoding Smr/MutS family protein gives MQDDDFSLFKSAIQGVKPIKHDRADTGKPKADRAQIAKLRRSATIRTETTTVDGLSDQFVIDVGPEDELMWARDGVQESQMRKLKVGQIPFEGSLDLHGMSVEKARETLWAFLAEATKFEIRCVRVTHGKAVRLDGKRPMIKSHVNTWLRQHAQVLGFCSCQAKHGGAGAVYVMLKRTMMEGRDE, from the coding sequence ATGCAAGACGACGATTTTTCCCTGTTCAAAAGTGCGATCCAAGGCGTCAAGCCGATCAAGCACGACCGCGCCGACACCGGCAAACCCAAGGCTGACCGTGCACAGATCGCCAAGCTGCGCCGGTCCGCGACCATCCGTACCGAAACCACCACTGTTGACGGTCTGTCCGATCAGTTCGTGATCGACGTCGGGCCCGAAGACGAGCTGATGTGGGCCCGCGACGGGGTGCAGGAAAGCCAGATGCGCAAGCTCAAGGTCGGGCAGATCCCGTTCGAAGGCAGCCTCGACCTGCACGGCATGAGCGTCGAAAAGGCCCGGGAAACCCTTTGGGCGTTTCTCGCCGAAGCGACCAAATTCGAAATCCGCTGCGTGCGCGTCACCCACGGCAAGGCTGTGCGGCTGGACGGCAAGCGGCCGATGATCAAGAGCCACGTCAACACTTGGCTGCGCCAGCATGCGCAAGTGCTCGGTTTCTGCTCGTGCCAGGCGAAACACGGCGGCGCCGGCGCGGTTTACGTGATGCTCAAACGCACCATGATGGAAGGCCGCGACGAATAA
- a CDS encoding cysteine hydrolase family protein, translated as MSVPKTMFQLSGRGYAAATLSHATVVIIDAQKEYLSGPLALSGMDAAVANIKQLVAAARAAGRPIVHVRHLGTVGGLFDPQGERGEFIPGLEPLGDETIIGKLLPSAFHGTELYDRLQTIGSLDLIVCGFMSHSSVSTTVRAAKNLGFRCTLVEDACATRDLPFKGRVLSAEQVQEAEMAIMADNFATLALTQDLI; from the coding sequence ATGTCCGTTCCAAAAACGATGTTTCAACTCAGCGGTCGCGGTTACGCAGCGGCCACGTTGAGCCATGCCACCGTGGTCATCATCGATGCCCAGAAAGAGTACCTCAGCGGCCCGCTGGCCCTGAGCGGCATGGACGCGGCTGTCGCGAACATCAAACAACTGGTTGCCGCCGCCCGCGCAGCCGGCCGTCCGATCGTGCACGTACGCCACCTCGGCACCGTCGGCGGTCTGTTCGACCCGCAAGGCGAACGCGGCGAATTCATCCCCGGCCTGGAACCCCTGGGCGATGAAACCATTATCGGCAAACTGCTGCCGAGCGCTTTCCACGGCACCGAACTCTACGATCGTCTGCAAACCATCGGTTCGCTGGACCTGATCGTCTGCGGTTTCATGAGCCACTCCAGCGTCAGCACCACCGTGCGCGCGGCGAAGAACCTGGGTTTCCGTTGCACCCTGGTCGAAGACGCCTGCGCGACCCGTGACCTGCCGTTCAAGGGTCGCGTGCTCAGTGCCGAACAGGTTCAGGAGGCGGAAATGGCGATCATGGCCGACAACTTCGCCACCCTCGCGCTGACCCAGGATCTGATCTGA
- the prmB gene encoding 50S ribosomal protein L3 N(5)-glutamine methyltransferase — translation MITSRLRTLRDHIRWAVSRFHGEDLFFGHGTDNAWDEARQLVLGALHLPWEIADSYLDCALEDDELVNLQRLLKRRIEERIPTAYLLGEAWFCGMSFIVDERVLIPRSPIGELIENRFAPWIGDEPARILDLCTGSGCIGIACAYEFQNAEVVLADLSFEALEVANQNIERHGVDERVFTVQGDGFEGLPGQRFDLIVSNPPYVDAEDFADMPDEYQHEPELGLACGDDGLNLVRRMLAEAADHLTEKGLLIVEVGNSQVHVEALYPEVDFAWLEFQRGGHGVFMLTAEQCRDHQALFASRV, via the coding sequence GTGATCACTTCCCGACTTCGTACCCTGCGCGACCACATCCGTTGGGCCGTCAGCCGCTTCCATGGGGAGGATCTGTTTTTCGGCCATGGCACCGACAATGCCTGGGACGAAGCCCGGCAACTTGTGCTCGGCGCTTTGCACCTGCCATGGGAAATCGCCGACAGCTATCTGGACTGCGCGCTGGAAGACGACGAACTGGTCAACCTGCAACGCCTGCTCAAGCGCCGCATCGAAGAACGCATTCCGACCGCTTACCTGCTGGGCGAGGCGTGGTTCTGCGGCATGTCGTTCATCGTCGATGAGCGCGTGCTGATCCCGCGTTCGCCGATTGGCGAGTTGATCGAAAACCGTTTTGCACCGTGGATCGGCGACGAACCGGCGCGGATTCTCGACCTGTGCACCGGCTCCGGCTGCATCGGCATCGCTTGCGCCTACGAATTCCAGAACGCCGAAGTGGTGCTGGCGGACCTGTCGTTCGAAGCGCTGGAAGTGGCGAACCAGAACATCGAGCGTCATGGCGTCGATGAGCGTGTGTTCACTGTGCAGGGCGATGGTTTTGAGGGTTTGCCGGGTCAACGTTTCGACCTGATCGTGTCGAACCCGCCCTACGTCGACGCGGAAGATTTCGCCGACATGCCGGACGAATATCAACACGAGCCGGAATTGGGTCTGGCCTGCGGCGATGACGGTTTGAACCTGGTGCGCCGGATGCTCGCCGAAGCGGCGGATCACCTGACCGAGAAAGGTTTGCTGATTGTCGAGGTGGGCAACAGCCAGGTACACGTCGAAGCGCTGTACCCGGAAGTCGATTTCGCCTGGCTGGAATTCCAGCGCGGCGGGCATGGCGTGTTCATGCTGACCGCCGAACAGTGCCGCGATCATCAGGCCCTGTTCGCTTCCCGCGTCTGA